The region GTGTATGTGAATAAATCGCACGTTATCCAGTATACAATATATTCATCTTAGAATATTAAAAGAGTACTAAAACAAAAGAATATTTATACATTCATGCATGGTGTTGCATGAGAAGAATATATTGCAAGAAAGAGATtgttataaatatgtatatatatattacctcCTCTTGGAGCTTCTGCTTCTCTTTAGACATGGCATCAAGCTCTTGTTTAAGGGCATCATACAGGCGCTCGAGCTGCTTAGCCTTCCAACGAGCACGCCTATTCTGGAACCAAACAGCGATTTGGCGAGGCTGAAGGCCTAAATCTCTTGACAGCTTCATCTTCCTATCAGGGTCCAGTTTTATCTCCTCTTGGAAGCTCCTCTCCAACGACTCCAACTGATCTGTCGTTAATCTCTTCTTCTTGTCCTGATGACTCCCATAACTGCTACTACTCCCGTTCACCTTCTCCATTGAAGGAACACCAAGTAGCCCTAGCCCTTGTGTTGTCTCTCCCATCAAAGCTGCTTGATGATGTTTCATATCCATACCTTATTatcaaaacacaaaaaaaataagaGTGACCCTTTGGATTTTGAAGGGATTTAAGTAAAAGGGATAGAGCTAATATATTACCCTGGTACTGATCGTAGTTGTAGTTGTAAAGGAAGCCATAGGAACATTCAGGCCTTGAAACAAGCCTTAAGTTGCTATTCCAATCCATGCTCTTGCTCTTTTTctctgatatctttctttctttcttcttcttctcttttctccaCAAATCAAACTCAAAAATATTGTCTGGTGTTATATAGGCCCTGCAAGTGGAAAGCTATACAAGTGAGCTAATGAGCTGATAGTATATAGTAGTGGACCAcacagagagaaagagaaataAAAATGAGTAATTACAGATGATGTAACTACTGGCGGGGCGTGGCAAATTGAGCTTAAAAGGTTTCTATTcttcttccctctctctctctctttctctgtattttttttttttttttttttaagatcccacaaaaacaaaaacaaaaacaaaaccaaaaccaaaaccaaaacaaaaaagTGAATTTGTGTATGTGAGACAGGTTGATATGTATGATGAGGTTCTTCTTACTCCACTTTTGGGGCGCAACAaagttttttatgtttatagagagagagagagaggaatagTACGTACTAGTATAATAGTCAGAAAGAGGCGTGAGAAAGGGAAGGCATATATGTCAGTTCCTTAGGAGCTAGCAAGACAGGTTATTACATGGGGACCATACCAGATTAAGACCTTTGAGTCCactcttttttcttctcttcccTTTTACATCATCTTCTCAACCGACaatctttctctctttctttctttctctctatcttcttcttcttctctctctctctcctctgctctctctctctctctatatatatatacatatacacgtATGTATGAACACTCacacccttatatatatatagatatagggTGAGGGCCAAAATCCAACATAGGAAGAGACGTGGGACAGCTTAAGGGAGTGATAGAGTACGTAAATTCTGTCACAACTGCTGCCCCAATAAAGGTCTTTCTACAGCCGATCCAAGACGaagaaaaaatgtatatatataaagtaaaatgaaagaagaaagaaatgaaATGTTTTAATTATCCCATTTCaaaatgcatgtatatatatatatatatatttgacttattattaatttattgtaCCATCATCAATTCAAATATATAAAGCtagattttctttctttctttcatttaaaatatatatatacatgtatatacgTTGTTGTTGTTTTAGTTCATTACACAGACAATAACACACCCACCTTAATTAATTTTGGTgaacttttatttttatctttaaaatatGTGTCTATATATATGTGTGGGCTGGCCTTAATTTTGGTGAGTTGCAATTGAATGAAGGTGTAAGTGGACTTTTGTACTAATACTGCTCCCACTGCCCTAGCAGAGGGTATCTTCCCCAAACAAAACGTGAATTAACggtatatatacacacatatatatatatataaataacatcACTAAGCTGCTAGGGCATTGAGCCCAAAACGATGAAAAAGATAGATGAGACAGTAGTTAGTATTTAGGTcattcttcttctcctccttctttttctttatttgctcattaattaaattaaaagggtttcttttttattaatattttgtaaatattaattaatttctgAGTTCTGATCAAGTGATAACAACTCCTCACAATTAATAGCGTCAGCCTCATGGAATTAGAGATAATGTGACTCAATAATAATTCAGTTCCCATAGGTAGAAAAAGTTGTTAACTtgagcaaagaaaaaaaaaaatcataaattgtACTCCACCTCATCTTCTCAGCTGCACTTTCAGTAGTGACCATTTATTTTTTGCAGTTAAATATTTGCCTagtcatttaataaaatattctaaataaataattttttttggcaAAGTACCCATTTACCCACCTTATTTTTGCCGATTAAGGGTTAAATGGAATAATTTAGTTTAATACGTTATGCTTAATATAGGTAAAAATTGTCTTAGCTTGTCTGATATAATTTCTAAAAGCATTATTAGTAGAACAGCAACTCTTATATATATACAccatttttataaatttttatattcaaaatatatagtttggcatttaaattatttaattcatttataTGGAAGTAAATTCATAACCAGAATTTATATGAAACATATGGCATACTTTAATATCAAAATTGTAAAGCTAACTTAAGCCATATATTTTTCTTGCTGATtttcgaatatatatatatatggtataatTAGTGTATTGTGCTTTTTTTTTGGATAagtataaattatatattaaacaaattatctaTAGATAAGTTTCCTATTTATATATAGTAATTATGTCTATAatattatgtttgatacataattGAATATCCATTAGATTTCTTGGTcttaattgatttaatttgaTTATCTTGAAATATCTTAGTGCCCAAGAAAGTTCAAATCTGAAATGAACTTGGTTTAAAATTAAGTTTAGGTTTGTTCATTTATGATGATACAGAATAATCGTCTATTACATTTGGAATTCTCTGTAGTAAATGTAATTGAGAGTTATTTTTGGAAACTCTTTGATTTGATCTAATTGAGATAAAAAAAACGAGATTGATCGACTTGCCTTAGGGTTTCTTAAACTTTATAAATATTAGACCTAAGTAACAATTAATCTTGACTCTTTCCCATTCTAATATTTCATATATTGAAGGGTTCGTTTTTATGTAAATAGTAGTCTTTGTTCAACTATCtatttgtttgtttgtgttgactttgtgttgtttattcttaaacaGGTCATAAAGCCTATGACATACAATCTTCGGGGGAAGATTTTCATAAGTCTCACTTGGAGAAGAAACGAGCACTCATCAAGATCAGAAGGGATTTCGTGTTCTTGGTGTTTATCAACATCAGATTACAAAAGTGGAATTAATACTTCAAGGTTGCGACAAggatttagagggagtctaatctTGTATAGTCAATTGCTTATTGTATTCTTGtgactttactaattgattttatctctgggCGGGGCCCTGTAGACTAGGTTTTCTAAACCACGTGAAAAA is a window of Humulus lupulus chromosome 4, drHumLupu1.1, whole genome shotgun sequence DNA encoding:
- the LOC133831247 gene encoding homeobox-leucine zipper protein ATHB-22-like, yielding MDWNSNLRLVSRPECSYGFLYNYNYDQYQGMDMKHHQAALMGETTQGLGLLGVPSMEKVNGSSSSYGSHQDKKKRLTTDQLESLERSFQEEIKLDPDRKMKLSRDLGLQPRQIAVWFQNRRARWKAKQLERLYDALKQELDAMSKEKQKLQEEVMKLKGMLREQGGWKQVSTTGGYTEISGEDTVESTSAGAIRSTSKSLGTNPMGAAAECSHHILNVEEYNPVSPPYWLPSYP